The window GTTATAGAATtcctaatatatttttttgatagcTTTTGATTTCTAATGTTAATAAATGACTGCATTATTCAATTCTAACAAGTGGTTTTCTAAAAAGCAGTTGAGGAGTTTTTGCATGTAAATTATATAGACTGACTTTTACTTGTTTGGTGCTATTGACTTTCTCATCATTGCCGCTCCTTTAATCTCAAGTTTAAGTTGAGCTTATTGGTTATAGTGCAAAAAAACTAGTTTGGGAAGTCTACCACATAGATGTCTTCTGTATATTTTCCTTTGAGTAGGTGGAATTGTCGAAACCTTCTCCAACCTGGATAATTTGATGCtattgataaagaaaaaatctGTTTTATGCTTTAAGGTTGTGGTTACCAGATTTTCCACCTTCTTCAATTAAAAGTTAGaagttataatttaatgtGGTTGTGGATTAAATTAAGTGACAGTGCTGTCTCTAGACGACTCCAACTCAGTGAGACACTCTTGACCGCCGGCAACTACGTGgtaatcaatttataataattctcaactcaacttcataatttttttgggtACACCAAAGGCCTCTTATAAGAGGACTCTTCTGATTTGCTGTGATGTAGTGTTACTTGTAGCCATTGCTTGGTCTAATCAGTGgttctatttctatttaatcttttgttttttttgcttttagGTCCTCAGTATCCAGATTATATTTCTCTAAGATTGAGGCAACTAATTTGTGATCTGTTTGTATATCTTTTATTAgcaacttcatttcattatgAACCTCAACAAATTCCTAGCCACTCCTTTTTTGAATGATTGAAAGCTAATTTTCAGGTTATATTGAGCCTGTTGTGGTAATCCTTCATGAACATGAGCTTACATGGGTGGGTAGGGTTGCTTGGAAACATCACACTTGTATGGTTTCAGCACTCAGCGTCAATACAACATTAAAGCAGCATCCCGCTCATATGGTCAGCAATGGTCAgtgtttttaaatatgatcCTCTTATTTTACCTATAGGGTCTCATGTAATTGTTCCAAAGAGCTTATCAGGTCATGTCTTagaaattctttttctttacgTGCTAACATTAATatagcatttttatttttgtggtgCTAGAGATTAACTTTATGACCTACATCCATTGTTGAGAAAACCTTCATTATGATGCCTCAGTTATCTTCTGTTTGTACCTTTCTTAGGCATTGATAAATTACAAAGGAAGAACGTTGGAGTTTGTACACTGACTTAAAGCTGACCACCCTCTAATTTCCAACCGATGTTAATCTGAActacttactatatttttctctatGATTTTCAGAATCTCCCTCATGATGCATACAAGCTCCTTGCAGTTCCTTCACCTATTGGTGGAGTTCTTGTAATTGGtgcaaatataattcattatcATAGCCAGGTTTGCTCTTTTTGGCATTGCATCTTTGGTATCACTTGCTATTCCCTTCTTTTTGTCCTGCTCTATATCTGATGATGCTTAATTGGTCAGTCTGCTTCATGCCACTTGGGGTTGAACAATTTTGCTGTTCCCGCAGATGGAAGGTGAAATTTCAGCCTTCTTCACTATTTCTTTCTGCCCCTTCTTTTCTCTATAATATGTGGAGAAGGATGTATTACCATTCAATATAATCTACTAGTTCTTTTCAGTTTTCTCCACCTAGCCTTTATTACTAAGAAGTTGCATTATTCTAATGTATATGCACTCCTCTTTCAGTCAAGAGATGCCTAGGTCTGGATTTACTACGGAGCTTGATGCCACCACTGCGACATGGTTAACTAATGATGTTGCTGTGTTCTCTACTAAATCAGGGGAGCTGCGTTTGCTTACTCTTGTTTATGATGGGAGGTTGGCGATTTATTACTCTCACTTGGTTCTCTTATTGGAGACATACGGAAGTACtgtattcattttgttttactaAGTCAACCCTTGCATCtaattttgcatatttctGACATGGGTGTTTAGAATATTCTTTTGCTGACTTATCTGGCTCAACAATTTTATCTTATGGTCTATTGGTGGAGCGTGTTACTGGGAATATCTGGAAATTTCTTTATGTTATGTTTATAGCTTTTCAAATATTGACAAATTAAACCTCTGCAGATCTGGTTTGAAAGACTTCCTAGTGATGTGTTATCATTTTGGTTGGAAGTGTGTACAAATATGATACTTAAGCTTCAATTGTAGAATATGATGCATAAATATGCCTGGGCTGTGCATAGTTGGCTTGCCTTTGCTTGTGTAAAAACTAGGCCGGTGACATTACTCATGTAGTCATATACTGTATATTTGATATGCTGACCTATTCAATTCTGCAGAGTTGTTCAGAGGCTTGAACTGATGAAGTCAAGAGCTTCAGTCCTTACATTGGTTAGCCACATTAAGTTCATGTTATTGCACATTACCTGATTAATATCTGCATTGATAGATTTTTCATCAATTGAACTTGATTTGTTGTAGGACATTACTACCATTGGAagctcatttttcttcttgggCAGTCGGTTGGGTGATAGTCTGCTTGTACATTACTATTCTGGAGTTGGAGCTCCAACATTAAGTCCTGGTGTAAAGGAAGAGGTTTGTCATTTTGACTGTTAGAACTCAGAATGAGTATATTTCCAGTAGGCTTTCTTAAAATAAGACTTGATCTTGAAATGCAGACTCTGCAAGTGCTGGCATGATATTAGCCATGACATTTTTGGGGTTTGCAAgtctctaattttttttatgcatctTAAGGCACAATTAACATGGGCTGTACATGTTCTCCTTTTCTCTAGGTTGGGGATATTGAAAGTGATACCCCTTCAATGAAGTGACTGCAGAGATCTCCTTCTGATGCATTACAGGATTTGATTACCAGCGAGGAACTTTCATTCTATGGCACAGGTCCAAACAATGCTCAAATAGCTCAGGTTAAACCATGACCTGCATTCTTTGCTGAGTTCTATTGTGTTAATTTTTTGTGTATGTGAAGTAGAACTACGCTTAAAGAGAACTGGCctgttttttcttaaaactaaccttaaatttttaattgttttagcGTCAAGAAAATTCTATATGTATCATATATTGCTTTGGTATCAAGGATGTAATTTATTCTCTGCTGGTGAAATGATTAAAGTGTGTGACAAACTGACAATAGTGCTTCGTTAGGATTGTAGAAGATGCTTGTTCAGCCTATATATGATGTTTGTTTTTGTAGTTGATGGTGCTCTATATAACATCAGCCACTCTTCGCGAGCTTGAATTTTGTTTGGGAAAATGCTTTAAGCAGCTTCTTAGATTTTTCTCAAAAGAGGGCCTAAAAAATTACATTGCTTTAATTACGGCCCATATTTACAATATATCTATCAAAGATTTCAATCAGAAGGCTCAACAATTGCTTTGAGGatgaatttaataattcaaCTTCACCAGACCTCCCTGACTTACATTTATTGTTGGATCACTCATTGTAAGTTTGGCACCTTAAGGTTTTCTTCACATTCTCCCCTAGAATTGATAAATTCCAAACATTGACAAGCCTTTCGAAATTCCAAACATTGACAAGCTGCTTTGGACTTTGCGTCTTAGTTTCTTACTGAAGCACAATCCTAATTGTAGAACAGTGATATTATGTTTATAGACTTGAAGTTGTACTCATCTCGAATGTGAAGTCATATAAATTAACTAGATGATATCCTATGGTTTCCTATCTTGGGTTCTGTTTGTGTTGTAATTTGACCTTGATGAACTTGATTGGATGTCATGTCAGACCTCTCATAGTATGCTGATAAATTTCATTCAAAGCTGTTGAATTGACATTTGGTTTTAATGCATTAATACTGAAAATactgaaatataattaagaattttcTATTCTTTAAGGATGTGTTGGTTATTTGGTTTTTGCAGAAAAAATTTACCTTTGCAGTACGGGATTCATTGCTTAATATTGGTCCATTAAAGGATTTCTCTTATGGTTTAAGAATTAATGGTGATCCAAATGCTACAGGAGTTGCGAAGCAAAGTAATTATGAACTGGTTAGTTGTAGTTTCATTCTTCAGTTTAAGTTGGCTTATCAGTTGATAACCAGTGCATTGCTAATAGTGTTGTcgttatttattaaattgtcCTTCATTGTTCAGACATTTACAGTCCTTTGTTATCTGATATACAAAGCATGTATGCATCCCCTATCTAGGTATGCTGTTCTGGCCATGGAAAAAATGGTGCTCTCACAGTACTTCAAAAATCAATCTGCCCAGATACAATAACTCAAGTGTGTACACCTCCTTTTACTCACTACATGGGCTTTAATATATCTGGTTATTGCTGTGCTTCTTGTTAATTCTTACATTATTCTGGAAGATGTTATACCctacatgtgatttttttccaATGTCTAGTAGTAATATGAATGAATCATCTGTGAATAAGTCGGTGTGTtcttagaaaagaaaatgaaaagttaaaaatcaTGTAGGTTGTGGTTATTCTTGCATTGTTTAGCTTGTCAAGACTCATGTGATGCCTTCAGTTTTATGCACTTAGTTTTCTATTGGTAAAACTATTAGAATACACACTTGTGGcaatatatatcatatatgaAATTCATTGCAATTCTCTTGAAAAACTGTCAAGttaagataaaaaaacatatgaaTATCTCTTCTTAGAATCTGTGAATGTCAATTTTCTCTTTCGACATTGGAACTTAGTAGTTGGGATGTCAATCTAGCCCGTTTGGTTTTGAGCTAGATTAATATCCCTTATCTTCGCAGAAAACATATACTAAAGAAAATGCTAAATAACTTAATAAAATGTTCGATCTACACTTTGAAATTGTTCTTTTTGTAGGGTCTGGAATATTACAAATGCCCCCATGGGTATTTGGTCTCCATACATCTTTGCGAACTATATTGTGACGCATAGCATTTTCTATTAGGGTACTAAACATCGGTCTTAACGTCTTATGTATAAGAAAAgttgtataattaaattaaggcTAAATTTGTATTAGTAATGAgagctttttttttcttcttcgtaGAATGTAAAGCTTTAAGAGAATTTTAGTTTCTCCTAGATTGTTTCATGAGTTTGTTTTATACCTTGTTTCTGAAGGAATCATTACCTGGTTGCAAAGGAATTTGGACTGTCTACCACAAGAATTTGCACAGTGACTCCTCTAAAGGAGTAGCTGATGAGGATGAATATCATGCATACTTGATTATTAGTTTGGAAAATCGTACAATGGTATGCCGTTGTTCACCTTTTCCTTTCGAAGAAGATAACATTTGGTAATTCATCACTATCTGTTGTATAAAACTCTTATTGCCTTGACCTGTTATTTTCTTAGAGTTGTATTCTGTTCTTGTTTTACTCTACAGGTATTACAAACTGCTAATAATCTTGAGGAGGTAACTGAAAATGTGGACTATTACGTCCAAGGAACTACAGTCGCTGCAGGAAATTTATTTGGAAGGTGTGTTTCTTAGTCTACCGATTAACCACCATATAACATCTTTCTGGCATGTGTGTGTGCGTATGTGTTATTGGGAGAGGACTTTTGGGGGCTTGGACTCATAAATATTGTTCTCCCGTTTTGAAGTGTATAACTTATCTCTTCAGAAGATGCAATAATGTACTTTCAAATGTCATAATGCCACATTTCTGCTAAAGACTAAATTATGCACTGATTGTCAGCTGTTTTTCATCACTGAATATGGTGTTGCCAACATCCTCGAATTTCAATTGCAAGGAAGCTGAATGTTGCCAGTGTAAAATTTTCAGTTGATGCATCTTTGTCCAGTTGAGATAGCAGACAAGCTCTTTCAATTGCTTAGATTTTCATCTTTGTTAAGACTTGAATTGAAAAAGCTTATGGGTTGGGCGAATTTTCCTAGGAAATCTATGTTTAACTTTCAACTTAAAATGCACTATCTTGTTAGTTGCAATCGGTTATACCCTATTTGGTTTTATAAACCTCTATAAGAGATGCAGCAGTGTAGCTTCATTATGAACTTTCAAGCTTTTTTACTGGACTTGCTGttaatcataaatattgtgcaggttaaaaattttattcttggCAATATTCACAAAAGcatatattttcttagttGGAAAGAGCAGGGCTCTCAACTCAATCTTTTGGCAAAAGATTTTGGGTCACTTGATTGTTTAGCAACTGAGTTTTTGATCGATGGAAGCACACTCAGCCTCACTGTTTCAGATGACCAGAAGAATGTTCAGGTTAGCACATTTGTGAACGAATAATGAAACATTTCGAGCgtgttatttccttttcaggttgcctttttattttctatttaatactattttatatgtgtattttattttggtaattGCAAATGAAGCATATTCTTCttagtttaaaaaatatatgtataaatatagtgtttcttctttctctttctgaatattttgtaatatgctcatatatataaatggttATATGTGATATCTGGTACCCTTTTTTGCAACATATAGATATTCTATTATGCTCCAAAAGTATCAGAGAGCTGGAAAGGACAGAAGCTTCTGTTGAGAGCTGAGTTTCATGTTGGGGCCCATATTACCAAATTTCTACGGTTGCAGCTTCTTCCCACATCTGCTGATCGAACTATGCCTGGCTCTGATAAGACAAACCGATTTGCCTTACTTTTTGGTACCCTGGAAGGCAGCATTGGCTGCATTGCACCTCTGGAGGAACTTACCTTTCGCCGTCTGCAGTCATTGCAGAAAAAGCTCGTAGATTCTGTCTGCCATGTCGCTGGACTAAATCCACGATCTTTCAGACACTTCCATTCGAATGGAAAGGCTCATCAGTCATCACCCAGGTCCTGACAGCATTGTCGATTGTGAGCTGCTCGTGCAGTACGTATCTTACTCTTTCGCATCCTTACTTGCCTATTTCTCtgtctataaataaaaagttaccCTTTTTTGGCAGTTTCGAGATGCTGGCGCTCGAAGATTAACTAGAAATCGCTAATCATATTGGTACGACACGGATGCAGATCATGTCCAACCTGAATGACCTCAGTGTTGCCACAAGCTTCTTGTGAGCACTTCGTGTCGAGTACCTTTGTGTGTTGAATAGTGGTCTTTAATCTTTATGTAATATGCTGAGGTTAGAACTTGACACTAATATTTCTCATTAAATTAGTTTCTTTCTTGTATttgtaaatgaaaaattttcaGTTCTACTCAACAATGTAACCATGtgataatgtaaaattaaaagaccATGtgataatgtaaaattaaaagattctgatgcaaatattcatttattaaatctaattgtaatagttatatcattaaccatctcttaaagattaaattatgtggaatttaatgattaaaaaacCAATTATAAGAGTAAAAATTGGGATGAGGCAAAATTTTGGAGACAtgccaaaatggaaaagttaTATTCCTCGACATATGATggataatatatactccattcgttccATAATATAAgagttatttcattttacgtactcattttgaaaaaataattatatataattaaagtttgaGATGGAACAGGAGtactacattaattaattatatatagttaaaGTTTGAGATGGAACAGGAGTACTACATTAATCAAGTTGATAATTCATTCTTTGTTCCTTGACATTTTTGCCCACAACTCTATAAATGCCATAGAGACTGATCATAgcttgataaataaaattttgtttgaaatacATACTATGACATCAAATATGATATGACTATTCAATTGAAAATGGTGGTAAAAATTGAGGAATGTGAGCAAGAAATTCAATTGAAGCAAATTCTTGCTGCCCATTAATGCATCATCAATCATTCTTGCTCTTTAAATTTACAGGGAGGAAAATGTAcgtacatatgttagcatacCATCACAATAACTAGCataaatgcaatatatattgttcattataaatatGCTAACTCATGTACTTAATAATATGTTGCAGCCCAATTTagtataatcaaataaaaaaaaaactagaatcAAGCAAGTGTTGGAGTAAACCAAATGGGTGCAGGGACAGCATTAGTAGTATTGGTGTGATGCAAGGGATAGTAGCAATTTGAGAGATTACGGTGGCCGCAATGGTATATTCCGACATCTggttgatgatgatgttgatgttgatgatgttgtttATGGTTGGTGAAGTAAATAGAATTGGAGTTGAAATGGGAGATGGCAAAGGAGTGGTTGGTCCCAAGAAACAAGGCGAGATCCGAAGCCGAAGATGGGTACGTCTTCATCCATCCATCCTCCTCCTTTTTAACTCTATATGTATTGAAAAACTGAGTTTTGTGTCGGCGTTTGTGGATAAAACGTGACAGCAGGAACAGCTCATCCGTCTGCTCCGCATACGCCAGGTGCTGCTCTCTCAAGAGAGCATCATCACTCAGCCCCAACGGGCTATCATTGTCCGTCCGAATCCAAGCTAATTTGGGAGAATCCATGTCCGTCAAGTCCCAGTCCTCCAGCCCCGATTCGTGGAGCTCCGACCTGGTCAAGCAACTGAACACATTGCTCTTGCTTGAATACACAAAGTCATCGTAGGACTTGGGATAGACCACGTTCAAAGTCTTGTTCTCTCGATCCATGTATGGCTTCCCTATGGGGACCCACTCGTGGCTGTGCCCCGGGCAGCAGAAGGCCAGCCGATCGTCCTGCCCGTACGACACCATGGCCCGGCACTCCTCCGAGCCTGGGGAGGCTGCAGACAGGATTAGCTTCGACACCATGGCTTTGCCGCTGACGTGGTCGAGGTTGAGCACGGGGTCAGGAAGGGACTGGATTGGGGGGAGCCTGATGTGGCGCCGGGTGATGGGGTTGGAGAGGAACAGCTCGTCGTTGCGGTCGTTCATCAATGCTAGCCACCCATGGGATGACCCCACCACCCGGGCGTTGTCGTCCGGGATCTCGGGAGGCTCCGGTCCCTGGCCGTACTTCTTGATCACCACAACCTCCTCGTCGGCCAGCCTGTAGAAGTTGTACACCATGCCACCGCGCCTTCTGTCGAATGTGGGCGGCAGCATCAGCCATGGATTTGGATTAGTGCTCGTGCTCATCATCCTACGCCCACGCCCACATAATCTGGCAGCCGCACCTCCAAATACTAGCATTTTCATTTGCGTAATTGGTTGATTATAGGGTTAGCTagggtatatatatagatactCTTAATTCGTATCTTCGATAAATTAGTATTTCATTAGATTGGGATAAATCTTGAAATTAATCCtcctatattaatattaattaattatgtaggTCTCAAATAGTAAAACTTGAGGCGCAAGTTTTAAAAGATTGGgataaatatattcattatatactagtatatctCAAATAAAATCTTAGCCCTAATTACATAGTGGAGTATATCtcaaataaaatcttgaaattcaatttaatcTTCCTATATAAATTAGAGCTTGAGGGATACCATATTGAAGTGAGATTGAGATGCCGATGACAATGAGTCTCCAACTTATATTCCGTAGTGGTAGGAATATGAATAGGAATTACTCCTGTAGGATTAGGATGATGAGCACCAGCACCATCATGGAGCCATGGCTGATGCTAGCAGCACCGAAATCCAAATCCTGGGATGATCATAAGTTGTACAGCCTTGGAGAGAAGAAAGTGATTAGCATCAAGAAGAAGGAAGCGCCGCCACCGGCGTGGGCACAGGGTGAGCGTGTAATACACTTGGGATGTACCCACGGCTGGATG is drawn from Salvia hispanica cultivar TCC Black 2014 chromosome 6, UniMelb_Shisp_WGS_1.0, whole genome shotgun sequence and contains these coding sequences:
- the LOC125195163 gene encoding uncharacterized protein LOC125195163, with translation MKMLVFGGAAARLCGRGRRMMSTSTNPNPWLMLPPTFDRRRGGMVYNFYRLADEEVVVIKKYGQGPEPPEIPDDNARVVGSSHGWLALMNDRNDELFLSNPITRRHIRLPPIQSLPDPVLNLDHVSGKAMVSKLILSAASPGSEECRAMVSYGQDDRLAFCCPGHSHEWVPIGKPYMDRENKTLNVVYPKSYDDFVYSSKSNVFSCLTRSELHESGLEDWDLTDMDSPKLAWIRTDNDSPLGLSDDALLREQHLAYAEQTDELFLLSRFIHKRRHKTQFFNTYRVKKEEDGWMKTYPSSASDLALFLGTNHSFAISHFNSNSIYFTNHKQHHQHQHHHQPDVGIYHCGHRNLSNCYYPLHHTNTTNAVPAPIWFTPTLA